The region GCTGGCGACTTTGCGGCCTTTGCTTTCGCAACGACCGTGCTTACCGGTAGCGGCGGTCGAGCGATCGCTCCCGTCGTGCGAGTTCGAGTGGCATGCTCATGCCATGGCGGCCGTTCCGGACACCATCTACGCCCGCGACCACGGTGCCCACCTCGCGTATCAGGTGGTTGGTGACGGCGGCCCTGATCTTCTGTTCGTGCCCACCGCCACGTTCCCGATCGATCTGCTGTGGGACGACCCGACCGTGGCCGGCCACCTAAGGAGGCTGGCGTCGTTCAGCCGGCTGATCCTGACTGACCTGCTCGGGGTGGGCAGCTCGGATTCGGTGCCGATCTGCGATCGTCCAGCGATGCAGTCCTGGGTCGACGGCCTGCTCGCGGTCTTGGATGATGCTGCCGCTGAGCAGGTTTCGATCTTCGTGATGGGCGAGTCGGCGTTGCCGGTGATGCTCTTGGCGGCCAGCCATCCGCACCGCGTGCGGTCACTGGTGCTGTGGAGCCCGTACGCGTACTTCATTCGCACGGACGATCAGCCGTTCGGAATGCCCGAGCCGGCGGTGGCCGAGTATGTGCAATGGTGTGAGAAGACGGTCGGCAGAGGCACGGTGATGGCGCTGTCGCCCAGCTGGGAGTCGGATCCGGCCAAGCGGCGGTGGCTGGCCCGCGGGGAGCGGCTCGTCGGAGGCCCGGGCTACTTCGCGGACATCTTCGATCTGTTCGTGCACACCGATGCCCGCGCGGTGCTGGAAAGCATCCAGGCGCCGACGTTGGTGATGCATCGGCGCGGCGACCGCCATGTGCGGGCCGGCCACGCGGAGTATGTGGCCGCCCGGATCCCGCAGGCGCGGTTCGTGGAGTTCGACGGGGACGATCACGTGTGGTTCGCGGGGGATGCGGGTCGTGTTGTTGACGAGATCGAGTCATTCCTCACCGGTGGCCGCGGGGCGACGCCAACCAATCGGGTGTTGTCGACGGTGCTGTTCACCGACATCGTCGGGTCGACCGAGCGCGCGGCGAGGCTAGGAGACGACGCCTGGACGACGGCACTGGCCGCGCACGACCGGGTGGTCGAGCGGCATGTGGCCAATGCCCGCGGCGCGGTGGTTAAGTTCACCGGTGACGGAGCGCTGGCGACGTTCGACGGGCCGGCGCGGGCGATTCACTGTTCGTGTGCGATCCGGGATGCGGTCGACGACCTCGGACTGACGATCCGGGCGGGCTTGCACACCGGTGAAGTGGAGATGGCCGACGGCGACGTGCATGGCATTGCGGTGCACATCGCGGCGCGGATCATGGCGTTGGCGGCGCCGGGGGAGGTGCTGGTGTCGGGCGCGATCCCGCCGTTGGTGCTGGGCTCGAGGATCGAGTTCGACGATCGCGGGAGCCACCAATTGAAGGGCGTGCCTGATAGGTGGCCGGTGGCTGCGGTGCGGAATGTGTGAATTTGCGCGGCTCCACTCGGCTAGTGCGTCCATCTCGTGGATCAACCTCATGTGGCTGTACGGCCGGGCGTCCGGATGGGCTACGCGTTGCGGACGAGCGTGATGCTAGCAGTTTGCTGCGCGCCGCTGTCCTGCCCAACTAGCCTTAGATCGTGCTTGCAATTCCGACCCTTAAGTTCAGCTACGGCAATCTGTTGCTTGCCCGCCTTCGCGAACTTGGCTCGGCAACTATCGAGGAACTCCTCGGCGACGAGCCGGGGCAACTATTCAAGTCCGAGGGTCCGTTCGAAAATCCGGAGAGGCGGGCTCGTGATTGTCTTCGGTTCGCGCGGATGCTCGATCTGGTGGTCGAGGACGAGCGCAAATGGCAGCTCACCGATTCCGGTACCACCTACGCCAACAGTGTTGATCCAAGCAATCCTTGGACTGTTAACGAAATTCAGGCTGGCGTCCTTCGTGACCGTTTATCTGGTGGCAGAGCGGAGTTGGCTGATGACGTCCGGATCGCTCTTCAATCTGTTCACGACTTAACTGCCGGTTGGTCAAACGACGATCTAGGGCGTGCGTTGGCGGCATATGCAAAGACCGACCAGTGGCAAGCGGACCGAACCTTCGAATCGCAAGGTGCGCGCTACCGAGAACTCCTCATCGAAAGTGGGTTTATCAATAGAACCGGTGAACTGACCGAGCAAGGGGTCTCCTTCCTCGAAGGACAAGCGTCGGTCTGGTGGGTAAATCAGGGCGCCACATATACGAAGGAGCGCGATGGCGGGTTCCTCTGGGCGCCGATGCTGAATAAGGCGGGTCGCCCGCAATACCACTGGGAGACAATGGATGAGGTTCGAGAAGGCGACGTTGTTCTGCATTACAGCAACGGCGCGCTGCGAGCAGCAAGCCATGTGAGCGCAGCCGCGAGGCCGGCGCCGAATCCGCTCGACGACAAATCCTGGGATGAGGCGGGCAGGCTGGTTGAGACGCAGTATCAGGAGCTAAACGAGCCCGTTGCACTTGGTGCCATCGATGAGGGTGCCCGCATCAGACAGGGATCACCGTTCACAAGCACCGGATCAGTCCAGCAGGTCTATCTCGTTGGCCTGCAGGGAGAGTTCGTATATGAGCTGTGCCGGCAGTTCCCAGAACTCGCGGGGCACCTACCTTCGGTCACACTACCTGTGCCTGTACCGACGTCGGAGGCGCCGACGCCAGACGAATTTTTTCATGACTTTGCCGTCGCCGTGGAAGTCTCTGGGCTCCGTTTCCCAGCAGGCTCGAACCTCGTCCGATCGTTCTTGAGTAGTCTGCTTGCGAAGCCCTTTGCGATCCTGACGGGACTCGCCGGGTCGGGTAAGACTCAGCTTGCGATGAGGCTCGGTGAATGGTTTGGCACTGATGAACACGGACGCCATCGCCACGTAGTGGTACCTGTGCGGCCTGACTGGACGGGCCCAGAGTCCATCTTTGGGTACGAGGATGCGCTGCGTACCTCCGCATCTGGGGCACCAGTGTGGTTTGTTCCCGAAGCCTTTGAATTTGTTCTTCGTGCGGCGGACGATCCC is a window of Mycolicibacterium chubuense NBB4 DNA encoding:
- a CDS encoding adenylate/guanylate cyclase domain-containing protein, coding for MAAVPDTIYARDHGAHLAYQVVGDGGPDLLFVPTATFPIDLLWDDPTVAGHLRRLASFSRLILTDLLGVGSSDSVPICDRPAMQSWVDGLLAVLDDAAAEQVSIFVMGESALPVMLLAASHPHRVRSLVLWSPYAYFIRTDDQPFGMPEPAVAEYVQWCEKTVGRGTVMALSPSWESDPAKRRWLARGERLVGGPGYFADIFDLFVHTDARAVLESIQAPTLVMHRRGDRHVRAGHAEYVAARIPQARFVEFDGDDHVWFAGDAGRVVDEIESFLTGGRGATPTNRVLSTVLFTDIVGSTERAARLGDDAWTTALAAHDRVVERHVANARGAVVKFTGDGALATFDGPARAIHCSCAIRDAVDDLGLTIRAGLHTGEVEMADGDVHGIAVHIAARIMALAAPGEVLVSGAIPPLVLGSRIEFDDRGSHQLKGVPDRWPVAAVRNV
- a CDS encoding McrB family protein encodes the protein MLAIPTLKFSYGNLLLARLRELGSATIEELLGDEPGQLFKSEGPFENPERRARDCLRFARMLDLVVEDERKWQLTDSGTTYANSVDPSNPWTVNEIQAGVLRDRLSGGRAELADDVRIALQSVHDLTAGWSNDDLGRALAAYAKTDQWQADRTFESQGARYRELLIESGFINRTGELTEQGVSFLEGQASVWWVNQGATYTKERDGGFLWAPMLNKAGRPQYHWETMDEVREGDVVLHYSNGALRAASHVSAAARPAPNPLDDKSWDEAGRLVETQYQELNEPVALGAIDEGARIRQGSPFTSTGSVQQVYLVGLQGEFVYELCRQFPELAGHLPSVTLPVPVPTSEAPTPDEFFHDFAVAVEVSGLRFPAGSNLVRSFLSSLLAKPFAILTGLAGSGKTQLAMRLGEWFGTDEHGRHRHVVVPVRPDWTGPESIFGYEDALRTSASGAPVWFVPEAFEFVLRAADDPEHPYLLILDEMNLAHVERYFSDFLSGVESRRPVLPDLVFDRPSRQWVLRDVEAQRIPLPRNLFIVGTVNVDETTYMFSPKVLDRAFTFEFRVTSDELDAELRRPNAAQAGEDRRVRAFASLAENDNWQQEHPHPARDEIVSTLKEAHVILAGASQEFGHRSLYEILRFCAFFSATGNADSNTVLDLAMMQKVLPKIHGSRRRVEPVLAALDALAVGAGPAPRLPITHHKLVRMIEAVRANQFVSFAE